Proteins encoded within one genomic window of Sphingosinicella ginsenosidimutans:
- a CDS encoding Fe2+-dependent dioxygenase: MFSTIPDVLDQREIEELRGIAARAAFIDGRASAPGAPLKNNLVVGDRGLLERSAQIVADALFRNEDFRVLAFPKAMMPPILTRYGAGMYYGTHVDAAFMPHPGRSLRSDLSCTVFLSDPADYEGGALVVRLGTEEVRLRAPAGAAIVYPSTTLHRVEEVTRGERLVALTFIESRIADAERRDLLHELKEIGAIAGPAMDIDTYTRLQRVEENLFRRWADPD; encoded by the coding sequence ATGTTCAGCACGATCCCCGATGTGCTCGACCAGCGCGAGATCGAGGAGCTCCGCGGGATCGCGGCGCGTGCGGCCTTCATCGACGGCCGCGCAAGCGCTCCGGGAGCGCCGCTCAAGAACAATCTCGTCGTCGGCGATCGCGGCCTGCTCGAGCGCTCCGCGCAGATCGTTGCCGACGCCCTGTTCCGGAATGAGGATTTCCGGGTACTCGCCTTTCCCAAGGCGATGATGCCGCCCATCCTCACCCGCTATGGCGCGGGGATGTATTACGGCACCCACGTCGATGCGGCGTTCATGCCGCATCCCGGCCGGTCCCTTCGCAGCGACCTTTCCTGCACCGTCTTCCTCAGCGACCCGGCGGATTATGAGGGCGGCGCGCTGGTGGTGCGACTCGGCACCGAGGAAGTCCGGCTGCGCGCGCCGGCCGGGGCGGCGATCGTCTATCCCTCGACGACGCTGCACCGGGTCGAGGAGGTGACTCGCGGCGAGCGCCTTGTCGCCCTCACCTTCATTGAAAGCCGCATCGCCGATGCCGAGCGCCGCGACCTGCTCCACGAACTGAAGGAGATCGGTGCCATCGCCGGCCCCGCGATGGATATCGACACCTATACGCGACTCCAGCGCGTCGAGGAGAACCTGTTCCGGCGCTGGGCCGATCCCGACTGA